The nucleotide window AGAGCAATATACTGCCAGCCACAATGGCATCTGCCTCAATGGGCACATTTGGagattttaaatatttgcataGCAGTGGTAAAAAGACGGCTCCGTCCCCAGAAACCGTATGGGTTTCAAGGCCTTACGATCCCCTGGATATCAGAGATTCAGCTCCGGTACCAAGACACAAAACCATTGACAGTCCAAAATCAGCAGATGAACTCACACCAGAATGGGTAAGCCCGGTTTTACTGTGAAATAAAGTTACTAGCATAAGCTACGAGACTATTGTAAAAACCGCCTGGCGAAACGAAAACCAAGCCGATTGCTAGCTGTCATCATTATCAAATATTCATGTAACGCAACAGTTACCTCAACGGATTCGGTCACTTCGTGACATTAGCAGACGAAAGGAAGAAGTCCACCAATATCCCTCCCTTCGCACAACCCGATGCGAGGAGTGGTCTACTTTACGCGAAATGTTACCTTCTCGAGGACGTCCAGTAAGAATTGAACATCCTAAATGGGGCACGGGACTGGGCCCGGCTCCAAAATTGATTTTTGAAAGAACAAATCGCCATCCAATGATCAACAGTACTATGTCGAGGTAAGGTTGACCTCAacactttttgcattgttccACTGTAGGCTAAGCTTTGCATGAGCTTTGTGGTACCTACAGAGAATATCATAGCTGGCTAATTGAATTACTTTT belongs to Clavelina lepadiformis chromosome 6, kaClaLepa1.1, whole genome shotgun sequence and includes:
- the LOC143463310 gene encoding uncharacterized protein LOC143463310, which produces MASASMGTFGDFKYLHSSGKKTAPSPETVWVSRPYDPLDIRDSAPVPRHKTIDSPKSADELTPEWLPQRIRSLRDISRRKEEVHQYPSLRTTRCEEWSTLREMLPSRGRPVRIEHPKWGTGLGPAPKLIFERTNRHPMINSTMSRFVDEMHLTHRQFKMY